The Candidatus Nealsonbacteria bacterium genomic interval AAGAAATAAATCTAAAAATATTCCAAGTTTTGTTTATAAAATTACGATACCCCTTAATCTTTTCTTCAGACACTATTACATCCCTTCCAGGCATATTACCAATGGTTAACGTAAATCTTAACGCATCGGCGCCATAATTATCAACCATAACTATTGGGTCCACTCCGTTACCTTTTGATTTAGACATTTTTTGTCGATGCTTATCCCTAACTAGTCCGTGAAAGTAAATTTTTTTAAAGGGAACATCTCCGGTAACATACAGGCCAAGCATTACCATCCTTATTACCCAGAAAGGAAGAATATCATAACCAGTTTCCATTACTGATGTGGGATAGAATTCTTTAAAGTCTTTGTGGTCAGGATATTTAAGGGTTGCAAATGGCCATTGCCCTGATGAGAACCAAGTATCAAATACATCCGGATCTTGAACTAAATTTTTACTACCACAATGCTCACATTTGGATGGCTTCTTTCCATCTGTGATCGTCCAAGACTCTTTCTCTTTGGTTGAACAATCATCACATTTCCAGGCCGGTATATTAATACCCCACCAATTTTGACGCGAGATATTCCAATCTCTTAAATTTCTTAACCAGTGTGAGTAAACTTTTTCATAGTTTCTTGGAATGATAGAAATACGTCCATCTTTAACAACTTTAATTGCTTGCTTGGCAAGCGGCTTTGTATCAATAAACCATTGCTTTTTAAGAACTGGCTCAATGTTTTGCTTGCATTTATAACAGATTGCGGCAGTGTGAGTGTAGTTTTCATCCACCTTCTTTATTAACCCCTCTTTCTTCATATCTTCAACCACCTTTTCCCTTGCTTCCATCACCTTTAGTCCTTGATAGGGGCCGGCCTTGTCAGTCATTCTTCCGTTCTCGTCAACAACTTGAATTGGGCCGGGTATTTCTTTTTTATGTCTTTGCCAAATTTCAAAATCATTGAAGTCATGAGCTGGCGTAACCTTTACTGCTCCTGTTCCAAATTTAGGGTCAACGAATTCATCGGCGATTACTTTTATTGTGCGTTCTCCTAAAAGAGTTTTTACTTTTAATTCTTTTCCAATATATTTTAAATATCTTTTATCGGTTGGATGTACCGCAATTGCAGTATCTCCAAACTTAGTTTCTGGCCTTACGGTGGCTAAAGTAATCGGGCCGTAGATTATATAGTATAGGGGAGCCTTTCTTTCTTCGTGATCTACTTCAAGTTCTGAGAAGGCTGTTTTATGTTTAGTGCAATAATTAACCATTCGTTCGCCCCTATAAACAAGGCCTTCATCAGCCATCCTTTTGAATGTCTTATAGGTCGTATCAATAATGTGTTTATCAAGGGTAAAGGTATCTCTTGACCAATCGCAAGATGCACCCAATTTTTTCATTTGAACCTTTACTGCTTTTCGGTTTTCTTGAGTATAATCCCAAACATTTTTATAGAATTCATCTCTAGACATATCAAAACGAGATCTTCCTTGCTTTTCAAGCTTCTTTTCATAAACAACTTGAGTTTCAAATCCTGCATGATCAACCCCCGGAAGCCATAAAGTTTTTTTATTCTGCATTCGATTGTATCTAGTCATTATGTCTTCGAGTGTAACGAACACAGCATGGCCTAAATGGAGAGGGTCATTTGAATTTGGCGGTGGCATCATAATTGAAAATGCCTCTTTCCTTTTCCCGGGAAGATTATCGGGATTTAAAAATCCACTTTTTTCCCACTGAGCGTATATCTTTGATTCTTTCTCTTCGGGTTCGTAATTTTTTGGTATTTCTTTCATATTTTTAAATTTGAATTTGCTTTTATTTCTTTTAATTTATATTTTTTTGAATTCTTCTTTTTAAGATAACCAACTACAGCCACCATTAACGCATTATCCATTTGAGACCCAGCGGGCGGAAAAAATATCTTAGTTTTAGGGTCTTTTTTTTCAATAAATTGTTTTTGTAGTTCCTTATTAGAAGTTACTCCTCCACCAAGAATAATACTTTTAGCTTTAAAGTTATTCACTGCCCTCAATGTTTTTTCTATTAGTATATCTATAATCGCCTGTTGAATTTCATATGACATTGCTCTAATGTATTCTTCTGATGGATCAAAAACAGATCGGTGATGATAGAGTACAGCGGTTTTTAATCCAGAGAAACTAAAGTCATAGTTTTTTGTTTTTGTCATTGGTCGGGGGAGGGATATTTCTATTCCACCTCTATGTTCTGCGGCTTTCTGGGCTATTTCCGGTCCGCCCGGATATTCCATTCCCAGTATCCGAGCAGTTTTATCAAAGCATTCTCCAGCGGCGTCATCCCTAGTTTCTCCAATGATCTTATAATCTCCAATACCTTTAATTAAAACTAGCTGGGTATGGCCACCTGAAACAATAAGGCCAATTCCGGGGAATATGTCTTTGTCAGAATTAATTTTTAAGACATTGTTGTCTAGAGAGAAAAAAGAAATAGTCAGGTGAGCTTCAATATGATTTATTGGAATAATTGGTATTTCCCAGTAAGAGGAAAGAGCTTTAGTAAAATTAATCCCTGTCCAGAGAGATGGCTCAAGTCCCGGCCCGCTAGTAACGGCAATGAGATTAAGGTCTGGCTTTTCGTACTCGCTCAAGAATTCTATTAGTTCATTCGTTAGTGATTCTTCTCTTTGTAATATTTCTTCGAGCGGTTTTCTGTCTATAACCTCTTTAGACTTTTTCTTTTTAAGAAGTTTTGATTTTCCCAGTGACTCTTTAAGTACCGAGGTTAGATTTTTTTGATGTTCTCTTCTGGCTAAGCTTGGATAAACTCCGCCCCATTCTTTATGGACCTCTATTTGAGAAGAGATGATGTCAGAAAGAATCAGGAATTCAATATCTTTTTCATCCTTTAATTCTATTACAGAAGCACAGGTATCATCGCAAGAAGTTTCTATACCAAGTATTTTCATGAGGTTATTTTAGCTTTAATCTTGTTTTTTTTCAATTTTTAGGCTAGACTTTTTTTGTCCGGCCCCATCGTCTAACGGTTAGGACACCAGGTTTTCAACCTGGCAATCGGGGTTCGATTCCCCGTGGGGTCACCAAATTAGAAATCTCGCTCGAACATTCGATATGGTCCGAGCTGTTATTGGAAGATCTTAGTATTATTATGGCGGATAAATATTTTTAATCTAATCGCTTAAATATCGCTGGAATTAACAATAATTATGTTGCAATAGAAACTTGAAACCAAGAATGAAAGATATTAAATTTCTTTGGAGAGAAAATTATATAGACTACCTGTGGGCAACAGAGACAACAGGTAGGCACTATTTTATAGATAGTGGTTATTTCATATATACAGATGGAGTCTTAGCTGCATATGCCACAAAAGAAGAAATAAAAAAGTCTAAGGTAGATACTAAGCATCTCATAGATAATCCAGAAAAAATATTAGATATTAAAAATAATTTTGATGAAATTAAATTAACAATAGATGCATATCATAAAATATTTTCTGATTTAAATTTGTCTAAATTATCGAATAAGGAAATATACGATATCTATATACAAATAATAGGTCTGTACGGAAAATTTATAGAAGCATATAAATTTACTGAACCCCATATGGTCGACCATGTCGAAAATAAAGTCAAAAGAATAGTTGAAGGGGCTGGTTCAAGTAAAAATACCAATATTATACTCTCAGAAATTTTATCAAATAGAAGCTCTTTGAGTAAATACGGCCTAGAGAATTATAGGAATGTTTTTAATCTCGTTACTAGTGTTGCTAAAGTAAGATTTGATGCAAAAACAATAACTAGCGAGCTCTTAGAAGATACAGAGCGACTTTTAGCAGAAACTTCGCTTAGAACCTTTTATGCCGTCAATCAAGTGTCTAATATGTCTCTAAAAGAATTAAGATCATTATTAGTAGATAGTAAAAATGTTGATATTAAAAAAATAAATACAAGAATTAAAAAGTTTGGCATAGTGGTAACTGTTAAGGGTAAAAAAGCTGGGATAACTGATATGACTTACAAGAAGATAAGAAGTATAGAGAAAATAGATAAAGAGAATAATGGAAGAATTACTGGTGATAGTGTTTATCCCGGAAAAGTAATTGGCATAGTCAGGTTAGTTCCTAAAATTTTTTCGCAAAAAGAATATAATGAATTTATTAGTACCCTAAAAAAGGGAGATATTATAGTTGCTCCGATGACATCCCCTGGTTTAACTCCAGGCTTTTCCAAGGTATCAGGCGTTATTACAGATGAGGGCGGTCTGATGTCACATGCAGCACTTGTGAGTCGAGAAAAGAAGGTGCCCTGTGTGGTGGGCACTAAAAATGCCACACAAATTTTAAAAGAAGGCACAAAGATTGAATTAGATGCAAATGAGGGCGTAATTAAGGTTAGGCAATATCATGAAAATACATAATATAACATCTTATAAGAAAATATTAAACATAGAAATCGTCGGGGGGAAATGTCTGCCTATTTTTGAAATGGGTAAAAATAATATTCCCATACCAATTAGTTATTCCATAGGATATGATTTCTTTGAAAAACATCTGAAAGATATAAATTTTTGGAATAAAATAGATATCAATTCTTTGGAATCAAATAATAAAAATTTAGGAAAGGAATTAGAGTTTGCGAGGAAAATTATTTTGCAATCAAATTTAGACATCCATTTTCTTAATCAGTTAATTGAGATTAAGGATAAATCAGATTTCTGGGCAGTTAGATCTTCTGCTAATATAGAGGATGCAAAAAATAAATCTTGGGCCGGAGTTTTCGAGAGCTATGTAGGCGTTAAAAAAAGTAGCTTAGAGGAATATATTAAGAAAGTCTGGGTCTCAATTTTTTCTGAACGAGTAATTAATTATATTAGTAATCCCAAAGATATTAAAAATATTAAAATGGCTATCTTGCTACAGAAAGCAATAAATGCCGATGTCTCCGGAGTTTGCTTTACAAGAGATCCTTTTAGTAATGGATTAGATCAGATGATAATAGAAGCTGTTCATGGCATGGGTGAATATTTAGTGCAAGGTGAAGTTATTCCGGATCGTTATATAGTAGATAAAGAGGGCGGGTTAATACTAGAGGTTAATTTTAATAAACAATATAATAAATTAAAATTTTCTGGAAAAGGTGAACTAGAGAAGGTGAAGAATGAAAAAAGAGCGCAACAAAAACTCGAAGGCAAGGAAATCATTGAGTTATATGAAATTTCTAAAAAAATAGAGGGAATGTATAATAGCCCCAGAGACATCGAATGGTGTTATTCGAATGGATATTTTTATATACTACAATCTAGGCCCATAACAAGCTAGGTTTTTCTATGATGATTATGATTTAATCCGATAATTCTTGATAACATAATCGCCAGCATGACAATCGATAGGTATTATAAGATAAAAGAGGTATTTAGACAGCACCTCTTTTTATTCCAAATGTATTTTTTCTCTAAACAGTTGAACCTTTGATTTCAATACTGGATATTTTCTTAATTGAAGGTCTTTTTCTAAGATCATTCGGGCGGCATTTTTTGTTTCTTGAACTAGGGAAAGGTTGGTTAGGGAGGTCATTACTATGTCTGGAACGCCCCATTGTTTGTTTCCCATAAAATCTCCAGGACCTCTTAATTCTAAATCTTTTTCTGCTAGAGCAAATCCATCTTCACAAGAAAGAAGGGCTTTAAGCCTGTTTCTGGTTTTTTCAGCAAAGGATTCGGGGAAAAGGAAGCAGTATGATTGAGAGTCTCCTCGTCCAACTCGTCCTCTAAATTGATGCAATTGAGCCAGTCCAAATCTTTCTGCTCCTTCGATAATCATAACGCCAGCATTAGGAACATCAATTCCAACTTCAATAACTGAAGTTGAAACAAGGATGTCTGTTTTTTTGTTTCTAAAATCTTTCATGGTCTTTTCCTTTTCTTTAACGGTCATCTTGCCATGCATTAATCCTATTTTAAATTCAGGGAAAATCTTTTGAGATATCATTTCATATTCCTCTTTAACCGCTTTAACTTTTGACCACTTGGAATTTTCATCTTCAGAAGGATCTATTCTTGGGCAGATGATAAATACTTGATAGCCTTTATTCAGTTCTTTTCTAATAAATTCATAGGTCTCAACTCTTTCGTTGGGGGAGACTATTTTGGTAATTATTTTTTTCCTGCCCTTAGGCATCTCATCTATTATCGATAAATCTAGATCACTATAAATACTTAATGTCAGAGTTCGTGGTATTGGGGTTGCAGTCATTGAGAGAAGATGAGGAATTCTTACCTCTTGTCCGGCTTTTCGAGCTACTAGTTCAGATCTTTGTTTTACTCCAAAACGATGTTGTTCATCTAATATCACTAAAGAAAGGTTTTTAAACTTAACAGTTCCTTGAATCAATGCATGCGTTCCGATTAAAAGATCAATCTCTCCTTCTTTTACCTTTTTTAATAACTTAGAACGAGATACCTCAATCGTGTCATTCTTTAATTTCTTGGAATAGAATTTATCTTCTTTTCCAGTAAGAAGGCCAATATTTAAATTAAACTTATTTAAAACTTTGAATATTCCATGGAAATGTTGTTTGGCCAGCACTTCGGTTGGTGCCATTAAGGCGACTTGAGTTCTTCCCTTAACAGCATTAAGGATTCCTA includes:
- a CDS encoding valine--tRNA ligase, with translation MKEIPKNYEPEEKESKIYAQWEKSGFLNPDNLPGKRKEAFSIMMPPPNSNDPLHLGHAVFVTLEDIMTRYNRMQNKKTLWLPGVDHAGFETQVVYEKKLEKQGRSRFDMSRDEFYKNVWDYTQENRKAVKVQMKKLGASCDWSRDTFTLDKHIIDTTYKTFKRMADEGLVYRGERMVNYCTKHKTAFSELEVDHEERKAPLYYIIYGPITLATVRPETKFGDTAIAVHPTDKRYLKYIGKELKVKTLLGERTIKVIADEFVDPKFGTGAVKVTPAHDFNDFEIWQRHKKEIPGPIQVVDENGRMTDKAGPYQGLKVMEAREKVVEDMKKEGLIKKVDENYTHTAAICYKCKQNIEPVLKKQWFIDTKPLAKQAIKVVKDGRISIIPRNYEKVYSHWLRNLRDWNISRQNWWGINIPAWKCDDCSTKEKESWTITDGKKPSKCEHCGSKNLVQDPDVFDTWFSSGQWPFATLKYPDHKDFKEFYPTSVMETGYDILPFWVIRMVMLGLYVTGDVPFKKIYFHGLVRDKHRQKMSKSKGNGVDPIVMVDNYGADALRFTLTIGNMPGRDVIVSEEKIKGYRNFINKTWNIFRFISFNVQDYKPSGKIILTKEDKKILSDFGLVSEKVTKYMEDYMFSHAAETIYHYTWHNFADKILEKSKLVLQDKKTKKSRQYVLVETFGNILRLLHPFAPFVTEEIYKDLPLKKKKELLMIDNWPTKSNK
- the tsaD gene encoding tRNA (adenosine(37)-N6)-threonylcarbamoyltransferase complex transferase subunit TsaD, producing the protein MKILGIETSCDDTCASVIELKDEKDIEFLILSDIISSQIEVHKEWGGVYPSLARREHQKNLTSVLKESLGKSKLLKKKKSKEVIDRKPLEEILQREESLTNELIEFLSEYEKPDLNLIAVTSGPGLEPSLWTGINFTKALSSYWEIPIIPINHIEAHLTISFFSLDNNVLKINSDKDIFPGIGLIVSGGHTQLVLIKGIGDYKIIGETRDDAAGECFDKTARILGMEYPGGPEIAQKAAEHRGGIEISLPRPMTKTKNYDFSFSGLKTAVLYHHRSVFDPSEEYIRAMSYEIQQAIIDILIEKTLRAVNNFKAKSIILGGGVTSNKELQKQFIEKKDPKTKIFFPPAGSQMDNALMVAVVGYLKKKNSKKYKLKEIKANSNLKI
- a CDS encoding PEP/pyruvate-binding domain-containing protein, coding for MKIHNITSYKKILNIEIVGGKCLPIFEMGKNNIPIPISYSIGYDFFEKHLKDINFWNKIDINSLESNNKNLGKELEFARKIILQSNLDIHFLNQLIEIKDKSDFWAVRSSANIEDAKNKSWAGVFESYVGVKKSSLEEYIKKVWVSIFSERVINYISNPKDIKNIKMAILLQKAINADVSGVCFTRDPFSNGLDQMIIEAVHGMGEYLVQGEVIPDRYIVDKEGGLILEVNFNKQYNKLKFSGKGELEKVKNEKRAQQKLEGKEIIELYEISKKIEGMYNSPRDIEWCYSNGYFYILQSRPITS
- the recG gene encoding ATP-dependent DNA helicase RecG, which codes for MNLQTPVKEIPYIGEFYQKKLGKLGIKTVHDFLYHLPNKYEDLSKITSISRVKEGDVCTVRGKVVKIENTKIFKKKIALTEAIIEDGTSKINAVWINQSYLLKNIPEGEEFFFSGKVTIKGNKIFLSNPSFEKFDPGKENIHTGRIIPIYPETRGITSKWMRFVMKNLLNKNRGTIPEILPDEIIKEFKLLGAEEALYQAHFPESKKKVHEAKRRISFEQIFLIQVSILMEKIKMSQEKAISIPANIDVIKKMTSSLSFKLTDAQRKSAWQIIKDMERNYPMNRLLEGDVGSGKTIVAAIGILNAVKGRTQVALMAPTEVLAKQHFHGIFKVLNKFNLNIGLLTGKEDKFYSKKLKNDTIEVSRSKLLKKVKEGEIDLLIGTHALIQGTVKFKNLSLVILDEQHRFGVKQRSELVARKAGQEVRIPHLLSMTATPIPRTLTLSIYSDLDLSIIDEMPKGRKKIITKIVSPNERVETYEFIRKELNKGYQVFIICPRIDPSEDENSKWSKVKAVKEEYEMISQKIFPEFKIGLMHGKMTVKEKEKTMKDFRNKKTDILVSTSVIEVGIDVPNAGVMIIEGAERFGLAQLHQFRGRVGRGDSQSYCFLFPESFAEKTRNRLKALLSCEDGFALAEKDLELRGPGDFMGNKQWGVPDIVMTSLTNLSLVQETKNAARMILEKDLQLRKYPVLKSKVQLFREKIHLE